In Pseudomonas sp. P5_109, the genomic window GACTGCAAGGGCTGACCGGTTTCGACCTGGTAGGCAAGACCGTCGGCGTGGTCGGCACCGGGCAGATCGGCGCCACCTTTGCCAAGATCATGAACGGTTTTGGCTGCCGGTTGCTGGCCTACGACCCCTCCCCCAACCCGCAGGTCGAAGCCCTCGGCGCGCGCTACCTGAGCCTGCCGCAGCTGCTGGCCGAATCGCAGATCATCAGCCTGCATTGCCCCCTCAACGAACAGAGCAAGCACTTGATCAACCGCCAATCACTGGCGCATATGCAACCGGGCGCGATGCTGATCAATACCGGGCGTGGCGGCCTGGTGGACACCCCGGCGCTGATCGACGCCCTGAAAGACGGTCGCCTGGGTTACCTGGGGCTGGATGTGTATGAGGAAGAGGCGCAGTTGTTCTTCGAGGACCGTTCCGACCTGCCGCTGCAAGACGATGTGCTGGCACGGTTGCTGACCTTTCCTAACGTGATCGTCACCGCGCACCAGGCCTTCCTGACCCGCGAAGCGTTGGACGCGATTGCCACCATCACATTGCGCAACATTTCCGCCTGGGCGGCAGGCACCCCGGAAAACCTGGTGACGGGAGACTGAAACGGATCGAAGGTCATCTGCCTGCGCGATGCGGCGTGCAAGCCCGTGCTAGCATATCGCGCATATTTGGAGGACCCATGGTCGAACATGATTTCCGCTACAGCCTGATGAACCCGCAACACACCCTCACCGAATGCCGCGCCCTGGTGCCGGGGCGTTATCAGGTCACCGGCAACGGTGGCTCGATTCGCAACAACGACGTGCTGGTCGTGACCCTCAAGGGTGCCAAGGACTTGTCCATGCGCCTGACCGTCGAAACGGTTCGCCACCTGATCAACCCGCCCGGCCAATGGGTCGCGGTGGCCAGTGGCCCGGTGTTCGGTGAACTGGCGATCCACACCTGGCAAGTGAACTGCGACAGCTGCGCCAAAGAGCTGAGCTTCGAGTTCGCCGTCGACGCCAAGCTGGGCAACAAGGCCGAAAAGCCTGCCGCCACCGCGCGGATTGCCGAGCTGGGCTGGACCACCGTTGGCGAGAAACACCTGTGCCCGAAATGCCAGGAGCCTGCGTGATGAAACGCCTTGCCCTGACTGGAATGGTCGGTGCCAGCCTGATGGGCTGCGCCGCCGATCCGGTGCAACTTGAACACAATCGCAGCTACATACTGGAATGGATCGGCG contains:
- a CDS encoding 2-hydroxyacid dehydrogenase, whose protein sequence is MRTILFSSQNYDRDSFLAAEQPAGIELQFQPARLSLDTVALAQGYEAVCAFINDDLGAAVLERLAAGGTRLIALRSAGYNHVDLPTAKRLGLAIVRVPAYSPHAVAEHAVALILALNRRLPRAYNRTREGDFRLQGLTGFDLVGKTVGVVGTGQIGATFAKIMNGFGCRLLAYDPSPNPQVEALGARYLSLPQLLAESQIISLHCPLNEQSKHLINRQSLAHMQPGAMLINTGRGGLVDTPALIDALKDGRLGYLGLDVYEEEAQLFFEDRSDLPLQDDVLARLLTFPNVIVTAHQAFLTREALDAIATITLRNISAWAAGTPENLVTGD